A genomic region of Xanthomonas fragariae contains the following coding sequences:
- a CDS encoding NAD(P)/FAD-dependent oxidoreductase, translating into MREGRIAVVGSGIAGLGAAWLLSRRYEVTLFEAADYLGGHTHTHDIQLEGQRYAVDSGFIVFNPQHYPLLTRMFAELDVAAQPTTMSFSVHDARSGLEYNAGSLDGLFCQRGNLLSPRFWGMLADLRRFYRQAPAVLHSDEQFSTLGAYLQRHGYSDAFRDQHLVPMASALWSSPSQRILEFPMGQLIGFMTNHHMLQLSGRPQWQVVSGGSNSYVRALRRRWQVLERLCTPVQAIRRAPNGVVLSSLRGDEHFDEVVLACHADDALALLSDATPAEQQILGGITYQDNDTVLHTDARVMPRDRRAWAAWNAHVPADPQAPCTVSYWMNALQSIDAPQPFIVSLNRDNDIDPDKVLRRMRYRHPVQNAAALAAQTRKAEIQGVQHTWFAGAAWGFGFHEDGLRSGVDVAHGLEVHW; encoded by the coding sequence ATGAGGGAGGGCAGGATTGCCGTGGTCGGCAGCGGGATCGCCGGCCTGGGCGCCGCCTGGCTGTTGTCGCGCCGCTATGAAGTCACCTTGTTCGAAGCTGCCGATTATCTCGGCGGACACACACATACGCATGACATCCAACTAGAAGGTCAGCGTTACGCGGTGGACAGCGGTTTTATCGTATTCAATCCGCAGCACTACCCGTTGCTCACGCGCATGTTCGCCGAGCTGGATGTGGCCGCACAGCCGACCACGATGAGCTTTTCGGTGCACGATGCGCGCAGCGGGCTCGAATACAACGCCGGCAGTTTGGACGGGCTGTTCTGTCAACGCGGCAACCTGCTCAGCCCACGCTTCTGGGGAATGCTGGCCGACCTGCGCCGCTTCTATCGCCAGGCACCGGCAGTGCTGCACAGCGACGAGCAGTTCAGCACGCTGGGCGCGTATCTGCAGCGGCATGGTTATTCGGATGCATTCCGCGATCAGCATCTGGTGCCGATGGCATCGGCGTTGTGGTCCTCGCCATCGCAACGCATCCTCGAATTTCCGATGGGCCAGCTGATCGGTTTCATGACCAATCACCACATGCTGCAGCTCAGCGGCCGACCGCAGTGGCAAGTGGTGAGTGGCGGATCCAACAGCTATGTGCGTGCGCTGCGTCGGCGCTGGCAGGTGCTCGAACGCCTGTGCACGCCGGTGCAAGCGATCCGGCGCGCCCCCAACGGCGTAGTGCTCAGCTCGTTGCGTGGCGACGAACACTTCGACGAAGTGGTACTAGCCTGCCACGCCGACGATGCACTGGCGCTGCTCAGCGATGCCACGCCGGCCGAGCAGCAGATCCTGGGCGGGATCACCTATCAGGATAACGACACCGTGCTGCACACCGATGCGCGCGTAATGCCGCGCGACCGCCGCGCCTGGGCGGCGTGGAATGCGCACGTGCCGGCAGATCCACAAGCGCCGTGCACGGTGAGTTACTGGATGAACGCGCTGCAATCGATCGATGCGCCGCAGCCATTCATCGTCAGCCTCAACCGCGACAACGACATCGATCCGGACAAGGTGCTACGACGTATGCGTTATCGCCACCCGGTGCAGAATGCGGCCGCACTCGCGGCACAGACGCGCAAGGCCGAGATCCAGGGAGTGCAGCACACCTGGTTTGCCGGTGCGGCCTGGGGCTTCGGCTTCCACGAAGACGGCTTGCGTAGCGGCGTGGACGTGGCGCACGGCCTGGAAGTGCACTGGTGA
- a CDS encoding acyl-CoA desaturase, which translates to MPRTGLDPHAATPQPATTRRRGWVATRLGSLCRWVDSQTDEPLDDARADRIDWLRALPFIALHLACLAVFWVGASWFAVSMAVALYALRMFALTGFYHRYFSHRAFKTSRVLQFVFAAIGATCVQRGPLWWAAHHRNHHRHTDTGRDPHSPAQHGFWWSHTGWFLTPRNFRTDWEVIPDLRRFAELRFLDRFDIVMPVLLALGLYLLGDWLADAAPALKINGAQLLVWGFVISTVALFHATFTINSLAHRFGSRRFDTRDDSRNNWLLALLTFGEGWHNNHHFFPGSARQGLRWWEYDVTWYGLKAMSWVGLVWELKPMPKTLTQRAERVAR; encoded by the coding sequence GTGCCGCGCACTGGACTCGACCCTCACGCCGCAACGCCTCAGCCCGCCACCACGCGTCGTCGTGGCTGGGTTGCAACGCGCCTTGGCAGCCTGTGTCGCTGGGTGGATTCGCAAACCGACGAGCCCTTGGACGATGCGCGCGCCGACCGCATCGACTGGCTGCGGGCCCTGCCCTTCATTGCACTGCACCTTGCCTGCCTGGCGGTATTCTGGGTAGGCGCATCCTGGTTTGCCGTGAGCATGGCAGTGGCGCTGTACGCGCTGCGCATGTTCGCGCTCACCGGTTTCTATCATCGCTACTTCTCGCACCGCGCCTTCAAGACCTCGCGCGTGCTGCAATTCGTGTTCGCAGCCATTGGCGCCACCTGCGTACAACGCGGGCCGCTGTGGTGGGCAGCGCATCATCGCAATCATCATCGGCATACCGACACCGGCCGCGACCCGCATTCGCCGGCGCAACATGGCTTCTGGTGGAGCCACACCGGCTGGTTCCTGACCCCACGCAATTTCCGCACCGATTGGGAGGTCATCCCCGATCTGCGCCGCTTTGCCGAGCTGCGCTTTCTCGACCGCTTCGACATCGTGATGCCGGTGCTGCTGGCACTGGGGTTGTACCTGCTCGGCGACTGGCTGGCCGATGCCGCGCCTGCATTGAAGATCAACGGCGCGCAGCTGTTGGTATGGGGCTTTGTGATCTCCACCGTGGCGTTGTTCCATGCCACCTTCACCATCAACTCGCTGGCACACAGATTCGGCAGCCGACGTTTCGATACGCGCGACGACAGCCGCAATAACTGGCTGCTGGCGCTGCTTACCTTTGGCGAAGGCTGGCACAACAACCACCACTTCTTCCCCGGCTCGGCGCGTCAGGGCTTGCGCTGGTGGGAATACGACGTGACCTGGTACGGGCTCAAGGCGATGTCGTGGGTGGGTCTGGTGTGGGAGCTCAAGCCGATGCCGAAGACGCTCACGCAACGTGCCGAGCGGGTGGCGCGATGA
- a CDS encoding HAD family hydrolase, translating to MQLALFDFDHTITTCDTYARFLRKVTTPAQLATAKWQVGPWVLGYRVGLVSAPALRARVTRLVFSARSLDEMTAHGAAYARNNLPSVLRMEMMQRVDWHQAQGHEVVLVSGSLDLYLQPWCTQHGLSLICNRLEHNAGVLTGRYAEADCGPQKAAQIRLRYDLSHYDCVHAYGDSGEDKPMLALAQQRWYRGNPLH from the coding sequence ATGCAACTCGCCCTGTTCGACTTCGATCACACTATCACCACCTGCGACACCTATGCGCGCTTTCTGCGCAAGGTGACAACGCCGGCGCAGTTGGCTACGGCGAAGTGGCAGGTGGGTCCGTGGGTACTGGGCTATCGGGTGGGGCTGGTTTCCGCGCCGGCCTTGCGCGCACGCGTAACACGGTTGGTCTTCAGCGCTCGATCGCTGGATGAAATGACCGCGCACGGTGCGGCCTATGCACGCAATAACTTGCCCAGCGTATTGCGCATGGAGATGATGCAGCGCGTCGACTGGCATCAGGCGCAGGGGCATGAAGTGGTGCTGGTGTCGGGGTCATTGGATCTCTACTTGCAACCATGGTGCACGCAGCACGGGTTGTCGCTGATCTGCAATCGGCTGGAGCACAATGCGGGGGTGCTGACCGGGCGCTATGCCGAGGCAGATTGCGGGCCGCAAAAAGCAGCGCAGATTCGCCTGCGTTACGACCTGTCGCACTACGACTGCGTGCACGCGTACGGCGACAGCGGCGAAGACAAGCCGATGCTGGCACTTGCGCAGCAGCGCTGGTATCGCGGCAATCCGCTGCACTGA
- the rnfB gene encoding Rnf electron transport complex subunit RnfB — MSAPAPDLVERLDRLLPQTQCGQCGYDGCLPYAQAMADGHATVDHCPPGGDAGARALAQVLHVPARPYDRTRGTHKPPQVARIVEADCIGCTKCIQACPVDAIVGGAKHMHTVIAPLCTGCELCLPACPVDCIQLHALS, encoded by the coding sequence ATGTCTGCCCCCGCCCCCGATCTGGTCGAACGCCTCGATCGCCTGTTACCGCAGACCCAATGCGGCCAGTGCGGTTACGACGGCTGCCTCCCTTACGCGCAAGCGATGGCAGATGGGCACGCCACCGTTGATCATTGCCCGCCCGGTGGCGATGCCGGCGCACGTGCATTAGCACAAGTGCTGCATGTACCAGCACGCCCCTACGACCGCACACGCGGCACGCACAAGCCGCCGCAAGTGGCCCGGATTGTGGAAGCCGACTGCATCGGTTGCACCAAGTGCATCCAGGCCTGCCCGGTGGATGCGATCGTTGGCGGCGCCAAGCACATGCATACGGTGATCGCGCCGCTGTGCACCGGCTGCGAGCTGTGTCTGCCGGCTTGCCCGGTGGATTGCATCCAATTGCACGCACTCAGCTGA
- a CDS encoding sigma-70 family RNA polymerase sigma factor — protein MSAIPGPDDDETGRLLTATAGGDRHAFEALYRQTSPKLFGVCLRMIPQRAEAEEVLQDVFTLIWHKAGQFDPSRARGLTWLAMIARNRAIDHLRANAPQRRNVALEDAGELRANDASPLDRTERASTRRRIDHCLAELEPPRSQLIRTAFFEGITYEELAARTDTPLGTVKSLIRRGLAKLKACLER, from the coding sequence ATGAGTGCCATTCCTGGCCCCGACGACGATGAAACCGGACGCCTGCTGACCGCAACCGCGGGCGGCGACCGGCATGCCTTCGAAGCGCTGTACCGGCAGACCTCGCCCAAACTGTTCGGGGTGTGCCTGCGCATGATCCCGCAACGCGCCGAAGCCGAAGAAGTGCTGCAGGACGTGTTCACGCTGATCTGGCACAAAGCCGGGCAGTTCGATCCGAGCCGTGCCCGCGGACTCACCTGGCTGGCGATGATCGCGCGCAACAGGGCGATCGACCATCTACGCGCCAACGCGCCGCAACGCCGCAATGTGGCGCTGGAGGATGCTGGCGAACTGCGCGCCAACGATGCCTCGCCGCTGGATCGCACCGAGCGTGCCAGCACGCGTCGCCGTATCGACCATTGCCTGGCCGAACTCGAACCGCCGCGCAGCCAGTTGATCCGCACCGCGTTCTTCGAAGGCATCACTTACGAAGAGCTGGCCGCGCGCACCGACACACCGCTCGGCACGGTCAAGAGCTTGATCCGCCGCGGGCTGGCCAAACTCAAGGCATGTCTGGAACGATGA
- a CDS encoding DUF1365 domain-containing protein produces MQLLREASTDAVPLPPTGGGGAGSVRGPLRSAIYTGWLRHRRFAPKPLNFRYRLFLMYLDLSELDQVFAQRWLWSVGRANLAQFRRSDYLGDPTIPLDEAVRDCVQTHTGERPDGAIRLLTHLRYFGHVFNPVSFYYCFDRHDGLRWIVAEITNTPWQQRHTYVLPVAQARTHRDVHAWRFDKRFHVSPFMGMQHRYDWRFSVPAAQLRVHMDVLDAAGGGDDAESAIDNSGTRRFDATLVLQRQPLNARSLARTLLAYPLMTVQVVVAIHWQALRLWLRGNPVHDHPHPPVREPR; encoded by the coding sequence ATGCAGTTGCTGCGCGAAGCCAGCACCGATGCCGTGCCGCTGCCGCCCACCGGGGGCGGTGGCGCCGGCAGCGTGCGTGGTCCGTTGCGCAGCGCGATCTATACCGGTTGGTTGCGGCATCGTCGGTTTGCGCCTAAACCGCTGAATTTTCGCTACAGGTTGTTTCTGATGTACCTGGATCTGTCCGAACTGGATCAGGTCTTCGCGCAACGCTGGCTGTGGTCGGTGGGACGCGCCAATCTGGCGCAGTTCCGGCGCAGCGACTATCTGGGCGATCCGACCATTCCGTTGGACGAAGCAGTGCGCGATTGCGTGCAGACCCACACCGGCGAGCGCCCCGACGGTGCGATCCGCCTGCTCACGCATTTGCGCTATTTCGGCCATGTGTTCAATCCGGTCAGCTTTTACTACTGCTTCGATCGGCATGACGGCTTGCGCTGGATCGTTGCGGAAATCACCAATACGCCGTGGCAGCAGCGGCATACCTATGTGCTGCCGGTCGCACAGGCGCGCACGCACCGCGACGTGCATGCGTGGCGCTTCGACAAGCGCTTCCATGTCTCGCCGTTCATGGGCATGCAGCATCGCTACGACTGGCGCTTCAGCGTACCGGCGGCGCAGTTGCGCGTGCATATGGACGTGCTGGACGCAGCTGGCGGCGGCGACGATGCCGAAAGCGCAATCGACAACAGCGGCACGCGCCGCTTCGACGCCACCTTGGTGCTGCAACGCCAACCGCTCAATGCACGCAGCCTGGCGCGCACCTTGCTGGCCTACCCCTTGATGACCGTGCAGGTGGTGGTCGCCATCCACTGGCAGGCCCTGCGCCTGTGGCTGCGCGGCAACCCTGTGCACGACCACCCTCATCCGCCTGTGCGAGAACCCCGATGA
- a CDS encoding anti-sigma factor yields the protein MSTPFPIDQEPPRDVLAGEYVLGLLSTDERLAAEQRIATDSQFAQAVLQWQAHLAPLLEEIAAVTPPDQLWARVHQTLGFDMPLRAAPLAAPATGATTTAQAAPLWNSVRFWRWVSTAGLATAAVCVLALSNVRMPPAPMQPPVVGPVVQTPVAPPAATKPPATGIAMTSTLATEDGRPGYVALMDADKHTIMVTPLDRTATADKVPELWLITPDGKAHSMGTFDDQRARRAQIPDQLMPMLSNEAILAVTLEPPGGAPGGVATGTVVAKGGISTLAMAP from the coding sequence ATGAGCACGCCCTTTCCCATCGACCAAGAACCGCCGCGTGATGTGCTTGCCGGCGAATACGTGCTGGGGCTGCTGAGCACCGACGAGCGCCTGGCGGCCGAACAACGCATCGCCACCGATAGCCAATTCGCGCAGGCGGTCCTGCAGTGGCAAGCACATCTGGCACCGCTGCTTGAAGAGATCGCTGCGGTGACGCCGCCGGATCAGCTCTGGGCACGCGTGCACCAGACGCTGGGCTTCGATATGCCGTTGCGTGCGGCGCCGTTGGCAGCGCCTGCCACTGGTGCCACGACTACCGCGCAGGCCGCGCCGTTGTGGAACAGCGTGCGCTTCTGGCGCTGGGTCAGCACCGCTGGCTTGGCGACTGCCGCAGTGTGCGTGCTCGCCTTATCGAACGTGCGTATGCCGCCGGCACCGATGCAGCCGCCGGTCGTAGGGCCTGTGGTGCAGACCCCGGTCGCACCGCCTGCGGCCACTAAGCCGCCTGCGACCGGTATCGCGATGACCTCAACACTGGCCACCGAAGATGGGAGGCCAGGCTATGTAGCGTTGATGGATGCCGACAAGCACACCATCATGGTGACGCCGCTAGATCGAACCGCCACCGCCGACAAGGTGCCTGAGCTGTGGCTGATCACGCCGGACGGCAAGGCGCATTCGATGGGCACGTTCGACGATCAACGCGCACGTCGCGCGCAGATCCCCGATCAGTTGATGCCCATGCTCAGCAACGAGGCGATTCTGGCGGTCACGCTGGAACCGCCAGGCGGTGCACCGGGCGGCGTCGCCACCGGCACGGTGGTTGCCAAGGGCGGCATCAGCACGTTGGCGATGGCGCCCTGA